The genomic window GGGTAACCCAGAAAGGAAGGAGGATCGGACATGTCAAAAGAGTCATATATAGACTTCTACGAGAACTACCTGAACAGCTCCGATGGTGAGGCCCTGCAGACAAAACTGAATGGCGTCAAGGATGGGGACGAGTTTCTGGCCGTCGCCACCGAGGGTGGTAAGGCAGCCGGCTTTGACTTCAGCAAAGATGAGGTCCGGGAGGTCATGAGGGCGGCTGAGGCGCGCATGGCGAAGGAAGCGGCCGAGGCCGAGGGAGAAGAACTTTCCGACGAGCAACTCGAGAATGTCGCGGGCGGGGCTTTCTCGCTTTCGTCTACCTCTTTGAAGATCAGTACGATGCCGAGCTACCTCGATTCAGGCAAACTGCAATACAGCACGGTCATGTGCCCTTGGTAGCCCCTTTCCGAAGAAAGTCCACGGGCGGATCCCGGTAGCGCGATCCGCCCGCACGATTTTCGTGCCAGGCATTTGGTCGCCTACGCGCGTGACGCAGACAATTGCGGCAAGAGTA from Gammaproteobacteria bacterium includes these protein-coding regions:
- a CDS encoding Nif11-like leader peptide family natural product precursor, coding for MSKESYIDFYENYLNSSDGEALQTKLNGVKDGDEFLAVATEGGKAAGFDFSKDEVREVMRAAEARMAKEAAEAEGEELSDEQLENVAGGAFSLSSTSLKISTMPSYLDSGKLQYSTVMCPW